The following are encoded in a window of Francisella tularensis subsp. tularensis genomic DNA:
- a CDS encoding VTT domain-containing protein, with the protein MDTISALLNIVLHLDQFISTYINILGDWTYLLLFLVIFCETGLVITPFLPGDSLLFAIGLTGAATTLNVHLVAPILVAAAVCGDSCNYFLGRMIGKRIFKDNAKILKTAHLLKAQEFFNKYGPAAIILARFTPLVRTFMPFTAGMARMRYTKFVAMGIIGAFIWVYSIVYLAFFFSNNAFVKKYFGLFIILIVVVSLIPSTISFIKAFKNKLLDR; encoded by the coding sequence ATGGATACAATCTCGGCATTATTAAATATTGTCTTGCATCTAGATCAATTTATTAGTACTTATATAAATATACTAGGCGACTGGACATACTTACTGCTTTTTTTAGTAATTTTTTGTGAAACCGGACTTGTGATAACTCCTTTTTTGCCAGGAGATTCATTACTTTTTGCTATAGGTCTTACTGGAGCTGCAACAACCCTTAATGTTCACTTAGTAGCCCCGATATTAGTAGCAGCTGCTGTTTGTGGAGATTCTTGTAACTATTTCTTAGGTCGTATGATTGGTAAAAGAATCTTTAAAGATAATGCAAAAATTCTTAAAACTGCACATCTTTTAAAAGCTCAAGAATTCTTTAACAAATATGGGCCAGCAGCTATTATACTTGCTAGATTTACCCCACTTGTACGTACATTTATGCCTTTTACAGCTGGTATGGCAAGGATGAGATATACTAAATTTGTTGCAATGGGTATCATTGGTGCGTTTATCTGGGTTTATTCTATTGTTTATTTGGCATTTTTCTTTAGTAACAATGCTTTTGTTAAAAAGTATTTTGGTTTATTCATTATTTTAATTGTAGTTGTTTCTTTGATACCATCGACAATATCTTTTATCAAAGCTTTCAAGAACAAATTACTTGATCGTTAA
- a CDS encoding VTT domain-containing protein codes for MFDFIIHFNEYINYFIDLLGVWFYILLFFIVFCETGIVLGIFFPGDSLLFTIGITAAATTINIHLAVLAICLGAIIGDSCNYITGKFIGEKLFSTHARILKKAYLIKTKEFLEKYGTKAIIFSRFIAFVRTITPFVAGVTRMNYAKFVTLGTISAIIWSFSITYTVYFFSDNQFVKQNLSLLIAIVVVAVIIQILIKGIINKIKAKRT; via the coding sequence ATGTTTGATTTTATTATACATTTTAATGAGTATATAAATTATTTTATTGATCTTTTAGGTGTATGGTTCTACATATTATTATTTTTTATCGTTTTTTGTGAAACTGGAATTGTTTTAGGTATATTTTTTCCAGGCGATTCTCTACTCTTTACAATAGGTATTACAGCTGCTGCTACAACTATTAACATCCATCTAGCAGTATTAGCGATATGCTTAGGTGCTATAATCGGCGACTCATGTAACTATATTACTGGTAAATTTATTGGAGAAAAACTCTTTAGTACACACGCACGAATTCTAAAAAAAGCCTATTTGATAAAAACCAAAGAATTCTTAGAAAAATATGGTACAAAAGCAATAATTTTTTCACGTTTTATTGCATTTGTAAGAACTATTACACCTTTTGTAGCTGGTGTAACTAGAATGAATTATGCAAAATTTGTCACATTAGGGACAATATCAGCAATTATATGGTCTTTTTCGATAACCTATACAGTTTACTTCTTTAGTGATAACCAATTTGTTAAGCAAAATCTAAGCCTTTTAATTGCTATAGTAGTTGTTGCTGTAATTATTCAAATACTTATCAAGGGTATTATCAATAAAATAAAAGCAAAAAGAACTTAA
- a CDS encoding BolA family protein, whose protein sequence is MDSTTVAQQIKNQILSKVEPQAIIEIIDETHKHVKHRGYTQGKYHFILNITSQKLSTITKIQAHKQIFKAVEDLMPYIHALSIKIKPE, encoded by the coding sequence ATGGATAGTACTACTGTAGCACAACAAATCAAAAATCAGATATTATCCAAAGTTGAACCTCAAGCTATAATCGAAATAATTGACGAAACACATAAGCATGTAAAACATAGAGGTTATACTCAAGGTAAGTATCATTTTATACTTAATATAACTTCACAAAAACTTAGTACCATAACAAAAATTCAGGCACACAAACAGATATTCAAAGCTGTTGAAGATTTAATGCCATACATTCATGCTTTGTCAATAAAGATCAAACCGGAGTAG
- a CDS encoding 5-formyltetrahydrofolate cyclo-ligase produces MDKNQIRRELLNIRDSLINKTYLSEQISSKLISYIQANFTNPKIGSFASLKNEIDTQTINNHFENIYLPIVHPFIKHGLWFARDSKKYYLNKYKIKEPVYCVKDVVTAWELDIIIIPMVGFTSDKFRMGMGGGFYDYNLSFKKIHKWPLTIGIAFDEQQNNAIIIDKHDIKLDLIITPTRIL; encoded by the coding sequence ATGGATAAAAATCAAATACGTAGAGAGCTTTTAAATATTAGAGATTCTCTTATAAACAAAACCTACCTTAGCGAGCAAATTAGTTCTAAACTAATAAGTTACATACAAGCAAATTTTACTAATCCTAAAATTGGTAGTTTTGCGTCGCTAAAAAATGAAATAGATACCCAAACTATTAATAATCACTTTGAAAATATATATTTACCTATAGTTCACCCTTTTATAAAACATGGGCTTTGGTTTGCTAGAGATTCTAAGAAATATTATCTAAATAAATATAAAATCAAAGAACCAGTTTATTGCGTTAAAGATGTAGTTACAGCTTGGGAGCTAGATATTATTATCATACCGATGGTTGGTTTTACTAGCGATAAATTTAGAATGGGCATGGGTGGAGGCTTCTATGACTATAATCTAAGCTTTAAAAAAATACATAAATGGCCATTAACTATAGGTATAGCCTTTGATGAGCAGCAAAATAATGCTATTATCATAGATAAACATGACATTAAGCTTGATTTAATTATTACACCTACGAGGATATTATAA